In Asterias amurensis chromosome 4, ASM3211899v1, one genomic interval encodes:
- the LOC139936721 gene encoding E3 ubiquitin-protein ligase MYCBP2-like isoform X2, producing MVVGLVSWLLAGCAGNLIPAYYGGEARCDQEVGIQGDYDPTELVCGACSDVSRAQMCPKHGTDFLEYKCRYCRSVAVFCFGRTHFCNACHDDFQRITSIPKPDLPHCPAEPTM from the exons ATGGTGGTGGGGCTTGTGAGTtggttgctggctggatgtgcaggtaaccttattccg GCTTATTACGGAGGTGAAGCTCGCTGCGATCAAGAGGTTGGAATACAGGGTGACTATGACCCTACTGAGTTAGTGTGTGGAGCATGCTCAGATGTATCCAGGGCTCAG ATGTGTCCAAAGCATGGGACAGATTTCCTGGAGTACAAGTGCCGCTACTGCCGTTCAGTTGCTGTGTTCTGCTTTGGTCGAACACATTTCTGCAATGCTTGCCACGATGACTTCCAAAGGATCACCAGCATTCCAAAGCCAGATCTTCCTCACTGCCCGGCTG
- the LOC139936721 gene encoding E3 ubiquitin-protein ligase MYCBP2-like isoform X1, with the protein MVVGLVSWLLAGCAGNLIPAYYGGEARCDQEVGIQGDYDPTELVCGACSDVSRAQMCPKHGTDFLEYKCRYCRSVAVFCFGRTHFCNACHDDFQRITSIPKPDLPHCPAGKSVLGLDREG; encoded by the exons ATGGTGGTGGGGCTTGTGAGTtggttgctggctggatgtgcaggtaaccttattccg GCTTATTACGGAGGTGAAGCTCGCTGCGATCAAGAGGTTGGAATACAGGGTGACTATGACCCTACTGAGTTAGTGTGTGGAGCATGCTCAGATGTATCCAGGGCTCAG ATGTGTCCAAAGCATGGGACAGATTTCCTGGAGTACAAGTGCCGCTACTGCCGTTCAGTTGCTGTGTTCTGCTTTGGTCGAACACATTTCTGCAATGCTTGCCACGATGACTTCCAAAGGATCACCAGCATTCCAAAGCCAGATCTTCCTCACTGCCCGGCTGGTAAGAGTGTACTGGGGTTGGATAGGGAAGGATAG